In Oncorhynchus gorbuscha isolate QuinsamMale2020 ecotype Even-year unplaced genomic scaffold, OgorEven_v1.0 Un_scaffold_723, whole genome shotgun sequence, one DNA window encodes the following:
- the LOC124019162 gene encoding myeloid-associated differentiation marker-like protein 2: protein MSPQGGQYLNKAAVFSSLGAARLSQLALGCSVVAMVSHSAGYSGGSYGVFCMAVWCACFGMTTVVFFLDATRLHACLPVSWDNLTVAFAALATLMYVTASVVYPVYFVRAECPYGGCEVRNFRIAVTVCSIAGSLAYGAEVILSRAKPGRVVGYMATVSGLLKVVQGFVACIIFGALANGTEYSRHVATIYCVVVYAVCFAMTTVVVILTVSGRTGCLKLPFDRFVVVYTLLAVLLYLSASVVWPVFCFDRKYGSPERPSSCPRGRCPWDSKVVVAVFSFVNLALYVADLVYSQRIRFVTQQPRV from the exons ATGAGCCCTCAGGGGGGTCAGTACCTCAACAAGGCAGCGGTCTTCTCCTCGCTTGGCGCCGCCCGCCTCTCCCAGCTGGCCCTGGGCTGCTCAGTGGTTGCCATGGTGAGCCACAGTGCGGGCTACAGCGGCGGGTCGTACGGCGTGTTCTGCATGGCGGTGTGGTGCGCGTGCTTCGGCATGACGACGGTGGTGTTCTTCCTGGACGCCACCCGTCTCCACGCCTGTCTGCCCGTCTCCTGGGATAACCTGACGGTAGCATTCGCCGCCCTGGCGACCCTCAT GTATGTGACAGCCTCGGTGGTTTACCCAGTCTACTTTGTCAGAGCAGAGTGTCCCTACGGAGGCTGTGAGGTCCGGAACTTCCGCATCGCCGTCACTGTCTGCTCCATCGCCGGCTCCCTGGCCTACGGCGCCGAGGTGATCCTCTCGCGGGCCAAACCAGGCCGGGTCGTGGGCTACATGGCAACCGTCTCCGGCCTCCTCAAGGTCGTCCAGGGCTTCGTGGCGTGCATTATCTTCGGAGCGCTGGCGAACGGGACCGAGTATTCTCGTCACGTAGCGACGATTTACTGCGTGGTCGTCTACGCCGTCTGCTTCGCCATGACGACCGTCGTGGTTATATTGACCGTGTCCGGTCGCACCGGGTGTCTGAAGTTACCGTTCGACCGGTTTGTTGTGGTTTACACGCTCTTGGCGGTTCTTCTCTACCTCAGCGCCTCCGTCGTCTGGCCCGTGTTCTGCTTCGACAGGAAGTACGGATCGCCAGAGCGCCCGTCGTCATGCCCGCGGGGCCGGTGTCCGTGGGATAGTAAGGTGGTCGTTGCAGTGTTTAGCTTCGTCAACCTGGCGCTGTACGTCGCCGACCTGGTGTACTCACAACGGATACGTTTCGTAACCCAGCAACCACGGGTGTAG